Proteins encoded within one genomic window of Ideonella dechloratans:
- a CDS encoding beta-ketoacyl-ACP synthase III yields MPRFSRITGTGSKLPERRVSNDELAAELAGRGIETSDAWIVERTGIRARHFAAPDVTSSDLAAEAARHAMDAAGVQAADIDLVIVATSTPDMVFPSTACIVQRKLGIQQGAAFDLQAVCAGFIYALSVADSMIRSGTARRALVIGAEVFSRILDFSDRTTCVLFGDGAGAVVLEASDEPGILATRLHADGRHAEVLCTPGHVSGGQVIGRPLLHMDGQAVFKLAVHALDHVAREVLEAAGRQASDVDWLVPHQANIRIMQGTARKLKLPMERMVVTVDEHGNTSAASIPLALDVAVRSGKIQRGDTLMLEGVGGGFTWGAALIDY; encoded by the coding sequence TTGCCGCGTTTCTCTCGCATCACCGGCACGGGCAGCAAGCTGCCTGAGCGCCGCGTCAGCAACGATGAACTGGCGGCCGAGCTGGCCGGGCGGGGTATCGAGACTTCCGACGCATGGATCGTCGAGCGAACCGGCATCCGCGCGCGCCATTTCGCCGCGCCGGATGTCACGTCCAGCGATCTCGCGGCCGAGGCGGCCCGCCATGCGATGGATGCTGCGGGTGTCCAGGCGGCCGACATCGACCTGGTGATCGTTGCCACCTCGACGCCGGACATGGTCTTTCCGTCCACGGCCTGCATCGTCCAGCGCAAGCTGGGCATCCAGCAGGGGGCGGCCTTCGATCTGCAGGCGGTGTGTGCCGGGTTCATCTACGCCCTGAGCGTGGCGGATTCGATGATCCGCAGCGGCACGGCGCGCCGTGCGCTGGTGATCGGCGCCGAGGTCTTTTCGCGCATCCTCGATTTCAGCGACCGCACCACCTGCGTGCTGTTCGGCGATGGCGCGGGTGCGGTGGTGCTCGAGGCCTCCGACGAACCGGGCATCCTGGCCACCCGCTTGCACGCCGATGGTCGGCATGCCGAGGTGCTGTGCACCCCCGGGCATGTGTCCGGCGGTCAGGTGATCGGGCGCCCCTTGCTGCACATGGATGGGCAGGCGGTCTTCAAGTTGGCCGTGCATGCGCTCGACCATGTCGCACGCGAGGTGCTGGAGGCCGCGGGTCGCCAGGCCTCCGACGTGGACTGGCTGGTGCCGCACCAGGCCAACATCCGGATCATGCAGGGCACGGCCCGCAAGCTGAAGCTGCCGATGGAGCGCATGGTGGTGACCGTGGACGAACACGGCAACACCTCGGCAGCGTCGATTCCCCTGGCGCTGGATGTCGCTGTGCGCAGCGGCAAGATCCAGCGGGGAGACACCCTCATGCTAGAAGGGGTCGGGGGCGGTTTCACCTGGGGCGCGGCGCTGATCGACTATTGA
- the plsX gene encoding phosphate acyltransferase PlsX codes for MTPLSRVRIAVDCMGGDHGPSVTLPACKAFLATHPQAELLLVGTAEALAPAVGWARCTQVTATEVVAMDDPVDVALRRKKDSSMRVAISQLKSADEQSPALADVCVSAGNTGALMALARYLLKTVDGIDRPAIASVLPNEHGGFTTMLDLGANVDCTPEHLLQFAVMGSALVAAVDGRPDPTVGLLNIGSEVIKGSDVIKRAGDLLRAAAAGGHLNYHGNVEGNDIFEGTTDVVVCDGFVGNVALKTTEGLAHALSQFIREEFTRNWWTKLAALVALPVLKRFRARVDPRGYNGAALLGLRGLVFKSHGGADAYAFERALVRAHDAARNRLLDQVRGRIVDTLQSMPIQPADEFVRPAA; via the coding sequence CTGACCCCCTTGAGCCGCGTGCGCATCGCCGTGGACTGCATGGGGGGCGATCATGGGCCCTCGGTGACCTTGCCGGCTTGCAAGGCCTTTCTGGCCACGCATCCGCAAGCTGAGCTGCTGCTGGTCGGCACGGCGGAGGCCCTGGCGCCTGCCGTGGGCTGGGCACGGTGCACGCAGGTCACGGCCACCGAGGTGGTGGCCATGGACGATCCTGTCGATGTGGCGCTTCGCCGCAAGAAGGACTCGTCCATGCGGGTGGCCATTTCCCAATTGAAGTCGGCCGACGAGCAATCGCCTGCCCTGGCGGATGTCTGCGTGTCCGCCGGCAACACGGGGGCCCTGATGGCGCTGGCGCGCTATCTGCTCAAGACGGTGGACGGCATTGACCGGCCTGCGATCGCTTCCGTGCTCCCCAACGAGCACGGTGGCTTCACGACCATGCTGGACCTCGGGGCCAACGTGGACTGCACGCCCGAGCACCTGCTTCAGTTCGCCGTCATGGGATCTGCCCTGGTGGCTGCGGTGGACGGGCGGCCGGATCCGACCGTCGGCCTGCTGAACATCGGTTCCGAGGTGATCAAGGGCAGCGATGTCATCAAGCGCGCCGGAGATCTGCTGCGCGCGGCGGCCGCTGGCGGTCACCTCAACTACCACGGCAATGTCGAGGGCAACGACATCTTCGAGGGCACGACCGATGTCGTGGTCTGCGATGGCTTTGTCGGCAATGTGGCGCTGAAGACCACCGAAGGCCTGGCGCACGCGCTGTCCCAGTTCATCCGCGAGGAGTTCACCCGCAACTGGTGGACGAAGCTGGCTGCCCTGGTGGCCTTGCCGGTGCTCAAGCGTTTCCGTGCACGGGTGGATCCCCGGGGCTACAACGGTGCCGCCCTGCTTGGCCTGCGCGGGCTGGTGTTCAAGAGCCATGGGGGCGCGGACGCCTACGCCTTCGAGCGGGCCCTGGTGCGCGCGCATGATGCTGCCCGCAACCGCTTGCTCGACCAGGTGCGGGGCCGTATCGTGGACACTCTCCAATCCATGCCCATCCAGCCGGCCGACGAATTCGTGCGTCCGGCTGCCTGA
- a CDS encoding YceD family protein translates to MARSARDADHLQGEWPLASLPRLAEVHVGDVPVPPVRWSAQAELRPVLGGEGEIWLHLQASAEVAMPCQRCLAPVRLPVSVDRWIRFVAGEAQAEALDAESEDDVLALPRWLDLAELIEDELLLALPIVPRHDVCPAPLPIPEQPLEEEGDARPNPFAVLAQLKSRS, encoded by the coding sequence ATGGCGCGCAGCGCGCGCGACGCAGACCACCTGCAGGGGGAGTGGCCTCTGGCCAGCCTGCCGCGGCTGGCCGAAGTGCACGTTGGCGACGTGCCGGTGCCGCCGGTCCGGTGGTCGGCTCAGGCCGAGCTGCGGCCGGTGCTTGGGGGCGAGGGGGAGATCTGGCTCCATCTGCAGGCCAGCGCCGAGGTGGCCATGCCGTGCCAGCGCTGCCTGGCTCCGGTGCGCCTGCCGGTGTCGGTGGACCGCTGGATCCGCTTTGTGGCGGGTGAGGCACAGGCCGAGGCCCTGGATGCCGAGAGCGAGGACGATGTGCTGGCTCTGCCGCGCTGGCTGGATCTGGCCGAGCTGATCGAGGATGAGCTGCTGCTGGCGCTGCCCATCGTGCCTCGCCACGACGTCTGTCCAGCGCCCTTGCCGATCCCGGAGCAGCCGTTGGAGGAGGAGGGCGATGCTCGCCCGAACCCCTTCGCGGTGCTGGCCCAGCTCAAGTCCCGCTCCTGA
- the rpmF gene encoding 50S ribosomal protein L32: protein MAVQQNKKSPSKRGMHRSHNALTQPGTAVEPTTGEVHLRHHISPNGFYRGRKVLKTKAEA, encoded by the coding sequence ATGGCCGTTCAGCAAAACAAGAAGTCGCCTTCCAAGCGTGGCATGCACCGTTCGCACAATGCCCTGACCCAGCCGGGCACGGCCGTTGAGCCGACCACCGGTGAAGTGCATCTGCGTCACCACATCAGCCCGAACGGTTTCTACCGTGGACGCAAGGTCCTGAAGACCAAGGCGGAAGCCTGA
- the fabD gene encoding ACP S-malonyltransferase, protein MSKFAVVFPGQGSQSVGMLDAWGDHPEVVRTVDEASRVLDRDLKSLIHEGPKEQLDLTTNTQVVMLVAGLACYRAWVAETGLTPVAMAGHSLGEYTALVAAGGLTLADALPLVQLRAQAMQEAVPVGTGAMAAILGLESQVVRAGCAEAAQATGEVVEAVNFNDPKQTVIAGTKAAVDAACVTLKGMGAKRALPLPVSAPFHCSLMKPAAEVLKTRLATTAFAEPAIPVINNIDVQVEKTADYIRDALYRQAFGPVRWVEVVRALRARGVTHVVECGPGKALSGMVARIDAELVTGHVSDPASLEKTKELLA, encoded by the coding sequence ATGAGCAAATTCGCAGTCGTTTTCCCCGGCCAGGGATCCCAATCGGTGGGCATGCTGGATGCCTGGGGAGATCATCCCGAAGTCGTCCGCACCGTGGACGAGGCCAGCCGCGTGCTGGACCGGGACCTGAAGTCCCTGATCCATGAAGGCCCCAAGGAGCAACTGGACCTGACCACGAACACCCAGGTGGTGATGTTGGTGGCAGGGTTGGCGTGCTATCGGGCCTGGGTGGCCGAGACCGGCCTGACGCCCGTGGCCATGGCCGGGCATTCCCTGGGGGAATACACCGCGCTGGTGGCCGCTGGCGGCCTGACCCTGGCCGATGCCTTGCCGCTGGTGCAGTTGCGCGCCCAGGCCATGCAGGAAGCCGTGCCGGTGGGCACGGGGGCGATGGCCGCCATCCTGGGGCTGGAGTCCCAGGTGGTGCGGGCCGGTTGCGCCGAGGCGGCCCAGGCCACCGGCGAGGTGGTCGAGGCCGTCAACTTCAATGATCCCAAGCAGACGGTGATCGCGGGCACCAAGGCTGCCGTGGACGCTGCCTGTGTCACCCTCAAGGGCATGGGGGCCAAGCGTGCGCTGCCCCTGCCGGTGTCGGCGCCTTTCCACTGCAGCCTGATGAAGCCGGCGGCCGAAGTGCTGAAGACCCGTTTGGCGACCACGGCGTTTGCCGAGCCGGCCATTCCGGTCATCAACAACATCGATGTCCAGGTCGAGAAGACCGCGGACTACATCCGCGATGCGCTGTACCGCCAGGCTTTCGGCCCGGTGCGCTGGGTGGAGGTGGTGCGTGCCCTGCGGGCCCGTGGCGTCACCCATGTGGTGGAATGCGGCCCCGGCAAGGCGCTGTCGGGCATGGTGGCGCGCATTGACGCCGAGCTGGTCACGGGCCATGTGTCCGACCCGGCCTCCCTGGAGAAGACGAAGGAATTGCTGGCATGA
- a CDS encoding Maf family nucleotide pyrophosphatase, which yields MVASPLPSLILGSTSRYRRELLQRLRLPFESVSPQVDETPLPGETPAALALRLALAKARAVSRLHPNAVVIGSDQVADVDGEPVGKPGTHERAVAQLRRMSGQTIVFQTAVAVVRADTGFEATELAPVKVRFRTLDDAEIEHYLRLEQPYDCAGSAKCETLGIALLSAIESDDPTALVGLPLIRTCALLRSAGLDPLMGAR from the coding sequence ATGGTTGCATCGCCCCTTCCCTCCCTGATCCTGGGCTCCACGTCCCGCTACCGCCGGGAACTGCTGCAGCGCCTGCGCCTGCCCTTCGAGAGCGTCTCGCCCCAGGTGGACGAAACCCCCCTGCCCGGCGAAACCCCGGCCGCATTGGCCCTGCGTCTGGCCCTGGCCAAAGCCCGCGCCGTGAGCCGACTGCATCCGAATGCCGTGGTGATCGGCTCCGATCAGGTGGCGGATGTCGATGGCGAGCCGGTCGGGAAGCCCGGCACACACGAGCGTGCCGTGGCCCAGCTGCGTCGCATGAGCGGCCAGACCATCGTGTTCCAGACCGCGGTGGCGGTGGTGCGCGCCGACACCGGCTTCGAGGCAACCGAACTGGCGCCGGTGAAGGTGCGCTTCCGGACATTGGACGATGCCGAGATCGAGCATTACCTCCGGCTGGAGCAGCCCTACGACTGCGCTGGCAGCGCCAAGTGCGAGACCCTGGGCATCGCACTGCTGTCGGCCATCGAATCCGACGACCCGACCGCCCTGGTCGGCCTGCCCCTGATCCGCACCTGCGCCCTGCTGCGCAGTGCAGGGCTGGACCCGCTGATGGGGGCGCGATGA
- a CDS encoding SAM-dependent methyltransferase, with the protein MNTPRTTGRLVLVPNALDLGTDPVPLQDVLSDATLRRAAGLSAWVVENAKTARAFLKRVGEIHPLAQPLQALSMAELPRPRKGDPGAAIQPTAWRELLAPALAGQDMGLLSDAGLPAVADPGAALVQAAHEAGVTVEPLAGASSLTLALAASGLNGQRFAFEGYLPQNAAERAQRVRELEQRSRKEGQTQLAIETPYRNQALLESLVQLLQPGTRLSVACGLTSPGGFCQTRSVSQWRSAPLPTMPEKLPAVFLWLAN; encoded by the coding sequence ATGAACACGCCACGAACCACGGGCCGGCTGGTGCTGGTGCCCAATGCACTGGACCTGGGCACGGACCCCGTGCCGCTGCAGGACGTCCTCTCGGATGCCACCCTGCGCCGGGCTGCCGGCCTGTCGGCCTGGGTGGTGGAGAACGCCAAGACCGCACGCGCTTTTCTCAAGCGGGTCGGAGAGATCCATCCATTGGCCCAGCCGCTGCAAGCGCTCTCGATGGCGGAGCTGCCCAGGCCCCGCAAGGGCGATCCGGGGGCCGCCATCCAGCCCACGGCCTGGCGCGAACTTCTGGCACCAGCACTGGCCGGGCAGGATATGGGCCTGCTCTCGGACGCCGGGCTGCCGGCCGTGGCCGACCCGGGCGCCGCCCTGGTGCAAGCAGCCCATGAAGCCGGCGTGACGGTGGAGCCGCTGGCCGGCGCCAGTTCGCTGACCCTGGCCCTGGCCGCCAGCGGCCTCAACGGCCAGCGCTTCGCCTTCGAAGGCTACCTGCCCCAGAACGCGGCCGAGCGGGCACAGCGCGTGCGGGAGCTGGAGCAACGATCCCGCAAGGAAGGCCAGACCCAGCTGGCCATCGAGACGCCGTACCGCAACCAGGCCCTGCTGGAATCCCTGGTGCAGTTGCTGCAGCCTGGCACGCGCCTGAGCGTGGCCTGCGGCCTGACCTCGCCTGGGGGCTTCTGCCAGACGCGCAGCGTGTCACAGTGGCGCAGCGCGCCCCTGCCGACGATGCCGGAGAAGCTCCCCGCAGTGTTCCTCTGGCTGGCCAACTGA